From Enterococcus wangshanyuanii, the proteins below share one genomic window:
- a CDS encoding S1C family serine protease: MQRKDVTPDSDKKQNGVFKKFGIGLVGGLLGGALAFGGAYAITGQNSSSNNTTTNTTVKENKGDTKVTNVSLDVNSDVTKAVEKVQNSVVSVINLQNTSQNSDFGSLFGGQNGSESNGEESNGSDLEAASEGSGVIYKKDGKTAYVVTNNHVVDQAKGLEVVLHDGTKVQGELVGTDSYTDLAVIKISSDKVDSIAEFGNSDKLKIGEPALAIGSPLGSAYANSVTQGIISSVNRNIQNENNGQAININAIQTDAAINPGNSGGPLVNIEGQVIGINSVKIVQSESQVSVEGMGFAIPSNDVVNIINQLEKDGKVTRPALGISMEELTNVSTQQRKEILNLPEDVQTGVLVRTVQTATPADKAGLERYDVITKIDDEDISSVTELQSALYKKKVGDKMKVTFYRDGKEQSVNVELTIDQTALKSNAQTNE, translated from the coding sequence ATGCAAAGAAAAGATGTTACACCTGATTCAGATAAAAAACAAAATGGCGTATTCAAAAAATTTGGGATTGGTTTAGTCGGAGGGTTACTTGGTGGGGCTTTAGCTTTTGGCGGGGCTTACGCGATTACGGGACAAAATTCTTCTTCTAATAATACAACGACAAATACAACTGTGAAAGAGAACAAAGGTGATACGAAAGTTACAAATGTCAGCCTAGACGTCAACAGTGATGTTACAAAAGCGGTAGAAAAAGTCCAAAACTCTGTGGTTTCCGTGATCAACTTACAAAATACTAGCCAAAATTCTGATTTTGGCAGCTTATTTGGCGGTCAAAATGGCAGCGAATCAAATGGTGAGGAATCGAACGGCAGTGACCTTGAAGCAGCCAGTGAAGGTAGTGGGGTCATTTATAAGAAAGACGGCAAAACAGCGTATGTTGTTACGAATAATCACGTAGTCGATCAGGCAAAAGGTCTTGAAGTTGTACTACATGATGGAACAAAAGTACAAGGCGAGTTAGTCGGCACAGACTCATACACTGACCTTGCGGTGATCAAGATTTCTTCTGATAAAGTTGATTCAATCGCAGAATTCGGCAACTCAGATAAACTAAAAATCGGTGAGCCAGCCTTAGCGATCGGTTCTCCATTGGGTTCTGCTTACGCTAACTCTGTAACACAAGGGATCATCTCTTCTGTTAACAGAAATATCCAAAATGAAAACAATGGACAAGCAATCAACATCAATGCGATCCAAACAGATGCAGCGATCAATCCAGGGAACTCCGGCGGTCCTTTAGTCAACATCGAAGGTCAAGTCATCGGAATCAACTCCGTTAAGATCGTTCAATCTGAAAGTCAAGTCAGCGTTGAAGGAATGGGCTTTGCGATTCCTAGTAACGACGTAGTCAATATCATCAATCAGCTAGAAAAAGATGGGAAAGTGACTCGTCCAGCATTAGGTATTTCAATGGAAGAATTAACGAATGTCTCAACTCAGCAAAGAAAAGAAATTTTGAACTTGCCTGAAGATGTTCAAACTGGGGTCCTTGTCCGTACTGTCCAAACTGCAACTCCAGCAGACAAAGCGGGGCTTGAACGATACGATGTCATCACAAAAATCGATGATGAAGATATCAGCTCAGTGACAGAATTACAAAGTGCACTGTATAAGAAAAAAGTCGGCGATAAAATGAAAGTCACCTTCTACCGTGATGGGAAAGAACAAAGTGTCAATGTTGAATTAACGATCGACCAAACAGCTTTAAAATCAAATGCTCAAACAAATGAATAA
- the ytpR gene encoding YtpR family tRNA-binding protein: MIFAYNKEHVGDVLFVIAADDKGQENHVERKGNVARISADGQVVAWNIFEASTILGTIEGTGQVELTDEQLDKLNQELTAAGFSETLAVDHDPKIVVGFVKSCKKHPDSDHLSITQTEVDNGEVLQIVCGAPNIKAGQKVVVAKPGAMMPDGLMIWPGVLRGVESYGMICSASELHLPDAPAKKGILELPFDAIVGEKFAVGK; this comes from the coding sequence ATGATTTTTGCATATAATAAAGAACATGTTGGTGACGTATTGTTCGTCATCGCAGCAGATGATAAAGGACAAGAAAATCACGTTGAACGTAAGGGAAATGTTGCCCGCATCAGCGCTGATGGGCAAGTCGTTGCGTGGAATATTTTCGAAGCATCGACGATTTTAGGGACGATCGAAGGGACTGGACAAGTTGAATTGACTGATGAACAATTAGATAAGTTAAATCAAGAACTGACAGCAGCTGGGTTTTCAGAAACGTTAGCTGTAGATCATGACCCAAAAATCGTTGTTGGCTTTGTCAAATCATGTAAGAAACATCCAGATTCAGATCATTTATCGATCACACAAACAGAAGTAGATAATGGAGAAGTCCTTCAAATCGTTTGTGGAGCGCCAAATATCAAAGCCGGTCAAAAAGTCGTTGTAGCAAAACCTGGTGCAATGATGCCGGATGGTTTGATGATTTGGCCAGGCGTATTACGTGGTGTGGAAAGCTATGGTATGATCTGTTCAGCAAGTGAACTTCATTTACCAGATGCACCGGCGAAAAAAGGAATTTTAGAATTACCATTCGATGCAATAGTAGGCGAAAAATTTGCTGTAGGGAAATAG
- a CDS encoding 6-phospho-beta-glucosidase: MKQVNELKKFKEDFLWGGALAANQSEGAYLEDGKGQSIIDILPVGEKRKHSLKDPNYAFEQTFDYYPSHQSIDFYHQYKEDIKLLAELGIKCLRTSISWPRIFPKGDEMEPNEAGLKFYDDLFDELLKYNIEPIVTINHFDTPLYLSQTYRGWENQQLILFYKRYCETLFRRYHKKVTYWITFNEINMILRNPFLAGGLITNEKSAVFQAAHHQLVASAEVTKLAKSIDPTMQIGCMLAAGSVYPYTCNPKDIQAAIERSRDQYFFIDVQVNGTYPYFSQRYFEENGIQLNRSQEELALLAEYTADFIAFSYYTSRLETVDNELRRNLIEGNAMASVRNPYLKDAGWGRQIDPLGFRITINEIYQRYQRPLFIVENGLGAKDERTGEHIHDEYRVDYFRSHIEQMAEAVKDGVDLIGYTTWGCIDLISAGTGEMSKRYGFIYVDLDDEGKGTRKRYKKDSFSWYQKVIETNGEII, from the coding sequence ATGAAGCAGGTGAATGAGTTGAAAAAATTTAAAGAAGATTTTTTATGGGGTGGAGCCTTGGCTGCGAATCAGTCAGAAGGAGCCTATTTAGAAGACGGGAAAGGTCAGTCGATCATTGATATATTACCTGTAGGAGAAAAACGCAAACACAGTTTAAAAGATCCAAACTATGCCTTTGAACAAACCTTTGATTACTATCCAAGCCATCAATCAATCGATTTTTATCATCAGTATAAAGAAGATATCAAGTTATTAGCTGAGTTAGGAATAAAATGTTTACGAACATCCATTAGCTGGCCCAGAATATTTCCCAAAGGAGATGAAATGGAACCTAATGAAGCAGGTCTTAAATTTTATGATGATCTTTTTGATGAATTACTAAAATACAACATTGAACCGATCGTGACTATCAATCATTTTGATACACCGCTCTATCTTTCACAAACATATAGAGGCTGGGAAAATCAACAGTTGATCCTTTTTTATAAACGATATTGTGAAACGTTGTTTAGACGTTACCATAAAAAAGTAACTTATTGGATCACCTTTAATGAAATCAATATGATCTTAAGAAATCCCTTTTTAGCTGGAGGACTTATCACTAATGAAAAAAGTGCGGTTTTTCAAGCAGCTCATCATCAACTAGTTGCTTCGGCAGAAGTGACAAAGCTAGCTAAGAGTATTGATCCAACGATGCAAATCGGCTGTATGCTAGCAGCGGGAAGCGTTTACCCCTATACCTGTAATCCCAAAGATATCCAAGCAGCCATAGAACGTAGCCGTGACCAATACTTCTTTATAGATGTTCAAGTGAATGGTACCTATCCGTACTTTTCGCAACGCTATTTTGAAGAAAATGGCATACAACTGAATCGCTCACAGGAAGAGTTAGCGCTGCTAGCAGAATATACCGCTGACTTTATTGCCTTTAGTTATTATACAAGTCGGTTAGAAACCGTCGATAACGAGTTACGACGTAACCTTATTGAAGGAAATGCAATGGCCAGTGTTCGAAATCCCTATTTGAAAGATGCAGGCTGGGGCAGACAAATCGATCCCTTAGGGTTTAGGATCACCATCAACGAGATTTATCAGCGCTATCAGCGTCCCCTTTTTATTGTAGAAAATGGGTTAGGTGCAAAAGATGAACGAACTGGTGAGCATATTCATGATGAATACCGCGTTGATTATTTTCGTAGTCATATCGAGCAAATGGCAGAAGCTGTAAAAGACGGAGTAGATCTAATTGGCTATACGACGTGGGGCTGTATTGATCTGATCAGTGCAGGAACTGGTGAAATGAGTAAGCGATATGGCTTTATATACGTAGACTTAGATGATGAAGGGAAAGGAACAAGGAAACGGTATAAAAAGGATAGTTTCAGTTGGTACCAAAAAGTCATTGAAACAAATGGCGAAATCATATAA
- a CDS encoding BtpA/SgcQ family protein, producing the protein MSKKTDFLAMFSVEKPIIGVIHLKGETEEEIQERAKKEIQIYVEQGIDGILMENYYGDYVQLEKALQYITSLNLSLPIGVNVLNMDPLGFHLANKYDLQFLQIDSVVGHVKPRDEASLQEFFNLYRAKTKAKLIGGVRFKYQPLLSEKSVEADLHIAQKRCDAIAVTENATGEETSMEKIELFRRELPEFPLIVAAGLNDNNVKEQLAIGDAAIVGSNFKDTRKDTGDIYAPYVASFMKIVKEVRGEQA; encoded by the coding sequence ATGAGTAAAAAAACTGATTTTTTAGCGATGTTTTCAGTTGAAAAGCCGATCATTGGCGTGATCCATTTAAAAGGTGAAACAGAAGAAGAAATTCAGGAACGCGCCAAAAAAGAGATTCAAATTTATGTGGAGCAAGGCATAGACGGGATTTTGATGGAAAACTATTATGGTGATTATGTCCAGCTGGAAAAAGCGTTACAATATATCACTTCGTTGAATTTATCCCTTCCGATCGGCGTCAATGTTCTAAATATGGACCCGCTTGGTTTTCATCTAGCGAATAAATATGATTTACAGTTTCTGCAAATCGATTCAGTTGTTGGTCATGTAAAACCGAGAGATGAAGCCTCCTTACAAGAATTTTTCAACCTATATCGAGCAAAAACGAAAGCCAAGTTGATCGGCGGCGTTCGCTTTAAATATCAGCCACTATTATCTGAAAAGTCAGTTGAAGCCGATCTACACATTGCCCAAAAGCGCTGTGATGCTATTGCGGTGACTGAAAATGCTACAGGCGAAGAAACGTCTATGGAAAAAATCGAATTGTTCAGACGTGAGTTGCCAGAGTTTCCATTGATTGTCGCAGCCGGTTTGAATGACAACAACGTGAAGGAGCAATTAGCTATTGGTGATGCAGCGATCGTTGGCAGTAATTTCAAAGATACACGAAAAGACACTGGAGATATCTACGCTCCCTATGTCGCTAGTTTTATGAAAATCGTGAAAGAGGTAAGAGGTGAGCAAGCATGA
- a CDS encoding universal stress protein: MLTQTYKNILVGIDGSDQGNLAFEQAVEVARRNNGRVIVVHVIENQVYTMMGYSSLNDNLLDQETETAKELLADCETYAKSVDFTQVETVVTYGSAKDVMCNDLPKKYQIDLIMVGQSGLNAVERFMIGSVSSYIIRNAPCDVLIVRPDKKKK; the protein is encoded by the coding sequence ATGTTAACACAAACATATAAAAATATTTTAGTCGGTATCGATGGCAGTGATCAAGGAAATTTAGCCTTTGAACAGGCAGTTGAAGTTGCTCGAAGAAACAATGGACGTGTCATTGTTGTTCATGTCATAGAAAACCAGGTATATACTATGATGGGCTATTCATCCTTGAACGATAATCTGTTGGATCAAGAAACAGAAACTGCAAAAGAATTACTGGCAGATTGTGAAACGTATGCTAAGAGTGTCGATTTCACTCAAGTAGAAACCGTTGTAACCTATGGGTCTGCTAAAGATGTGATGTGTAATGATTTACCGAAAAAATACCAGATCGATTTGATCATGGTGGGACAATCTGGACTGAATGCAGTCGAACGTTTTATGATCGGCAGTGTCAGCAGCTATATTATTCGGAATGCCCCTTGTGACGTGTTGATTGTTCGTCCTGATAAAAAGAAGAAGTAA
- a CDS encoding PTS sugar transporter subunit IIA: protein MRRLYIASHGDFSKGIKHSLEMIAGNAAAAVSTYSLYPGESAVDFTQTLKKKIAQAPGDEFVLMGDLFGASVVNELLELSTFENVIVLSGMNLNLALEILLASPEKLTEEKIQEIIQNAQQGIQRVSIEYLENDDF, encoded by the coding sequence ATGAGAAGGCTCTATATTGCTTCACATGGCGATTTTTCTAAAGGAATCAAGCATTCCTTAGAAATGATCGCTGGCAATGCTGCGGCTGCAGTTAGTACGTACAGCTTATATCCAGGAGAAAGTGCTGTTGATTTTACCCAAACGTTAAAAAAGAAAATCGCACAAGCACCCGGAGATGAATTTGTTCTTATGGGCGATTTATTTGGAGCAAGTGTAGTTAATGAATTGCTCGAACTATCTACATTTGAAAATGTAATCGTTTTATCTGGTATGAATTTAAATTTAGCTTTGGAAATCCTACTAGCTAGTCCAGAAAAATTAACGGAAGAAAAGATTCAGGAGATTATTCAAAATGCCCAACAGGGGATTCAGCGAGTTAGTATCGAATACTTAGAAAATGATGATTTTTAG
- the rlmH gene encoding 23S rRNA (pseudouridine(1915)-N(3))-methyltransferase RlmH: MKIKIITVGKLKEKYLVQGINEYLKRLQSYAKVEIIEVADEKAPENLSEAEMLQVKGKEGERILAKISDQDHVFVLAINGKQYSSEEFSKEIEQLGIDGKSQLAFVIGGSLGLSDEVMKRSQKQMSFGKLTYPHQLMRLVLVEQIYRGFRIMRGEPYHK, translated from the coding sequence TTGAAAATAAAAATCATTACAGTAGGTAAGCTAAAAGAGAAATATCTGGTTCAAGGAATCAATGAATACTTAAAACGACTGCAAAGCTATGCGAAGGTTGAAATCATCGAAGTCGCAGACGAGAAAGCACCAGAGAATCTAAGTGAAGCAGAAATGCTGCAGGTCAAAGGCAAAGAAGGCGAACGGATCTTGGCGAAAATTTCTGATCAGGATCATGTATTTGTTTTAGCGATCAATGGCAAGCAGTATAGCAGTGAGGAATTTTCAAAAGAAATTGAACAGTTGGGGATCGATGGAAAAAGTCAATTAGCCTTTGTGATCGGCGGGTCACTTGGGCTAAGTGATGAGGTGATGAAGAGAAGCCAAAAGCAGATGTCGTTTGGCAAGCTGACTTATCCACATCAGCTGATGCGGTTGGTATTGGTGGAGCAGATTTATCGCGGATTTCGGATTATGCGGGGGGAACCTTATCATAAATAA
- a CDS encoding PTS mannose/fructose/sorbose/N-acetylgalactosamine transporter subunit IIC — protein sequence MEVTFINVLLMFLIAFFAYMHSWFGSTMWNRPIVVAPLVGLALGDLDTGIKLGATLELVFMGAFPVGASNPPDFVSGTIIATAYVIMSGQSISSAVVLAVPIATLVLLIDNLQMTFLLTGASHLADKEAKKGNIKGVERIQIIAGIGNKVLLALIVALGFYLGVPFIEKVLSYVPDFITHGLDIAAGIIPAIGFAMLARMMVTKKMIPFLLFGFLLAAYLNISVVGIALFGIVVVLLYMNMSDTQTKEAAVDDNEF from the coding sequence ATGGAAGTGACATTTATAAACGTACTATTGATGTTTTTGATTGCTTTTTTTGCTTACATGCATAGCTGGTTCGGCTCAACGATGTGGAATCGTCCTATTGTCGTTGCACCGTTGGTCGGGTTGGCATTGGGCGATTTAGATACAGGAATCAAACTTGGTGCAACGCTGGAATTGGTGTTCATGGGTGCGTTCCCCGTGGGTGCCAGCAATCCACCTGACTTTGTTTCAGGCACGATCATTGCGACAGCTTATGTGATCATGAGCGGTCAGTCGATTTCTAGTGCAGTTGTTCTGGCGGTTCCAATCGCCACATTGGTTCTACTGATCGACAATCTACAAATGACCTTCTTACTTACCGGTGCTAGTCATTTAGCTGATAAAGAAGCCAAAAAAGGAAATATCAAAGGAGTAGAACGAATTCAGATCATTGCGGGGATCGGCAATAAAGTACTGTTAGCTCTGATCGTAGCTCTAGGCTTTTACTTGGGCGTTCCGTTTATCGAAAAAGTACTATCCTATGTTCCTGATTTTATTACGCACGGGTTGGATATTGCAGCAGGAATCATTCCCGCAATTGGGTTTGCTATGTTGGCACGAATGATGGTAACGAAAAAAATGATTCCATTTTTGCTCTTCGGCTTTTTATTAGCAGCGTATCTAAATATTTCTGTTGTAGGGATCGCTTTATTTGGGATCGTCGTCGTACTGCTTTATATGAACATGAGTGATACTCAAACGAAGGAGGCTGCCGTTGATGACAACGAATTCTAA
- a CDS encoding GntR family transcriptional regulator, whose translation MDKLESNKKAPLYKQLYDAILNKVRSGEYQVGDKIPSEEQLMTIYGISRVTVRNAVKQLVDENILVKRHGKGTFVSMPSYVESMTAGGSFTESGLKMNRKPTTKIVSISSKEATGHVAEALGIEKNSEVIVIERIRSLDNIPAIFEIDYFRKEDDFMLDLDLTDTSLLDVLRQHSGVIAGYFDNIIEIALADEKLAEALSIDEEEALVKINQTVVDNDNQILYFNEQYIRSESYKVAIRSYNK comes from the coding sequence ATGGATAAATTAGAATCAAATAAAAAAGCACCACTATACAAGCAATTGTATGATGCCATTTTAAATAAAGTCAGAAGTGGTGAATATCAGGTTGGAGATAAAATTCCTTCAGAAGAACAGTTGATGACGATTTATGGCATAAGCCGAGTCACTGTTCGTAACGCAGTCAAACAATTAGTGGATGAAAATATCCTAGTCAAGCGACATGGAAAGGGTACGTTTGTATCAATGCCATCCTACGTAGAAAGCATGACAGCTGGTGGTAGTTTTACTGAATCAGGACTAAAAATGAATCGCAAACCAACGACGAAAATCGTATCGATCAGCTCAAAGGAAGCAACAGGACATGTAGCAGAAGCGTTGGGTATCGAAAAAAATAGCGAAGTGATCGTGATCGAGCGTATTCGTTCGCTAGATAATATTCCGGCAATTTTTGAAATCGATTACTTTAGAAAAGAAGATGATTTTATGTTGGATTTGGACCTAACAGATACTTCTTTACTGGATGTTTTACGGCAGCACAGCGGTGTGATCGCTGGTTATTTTGATAATATCATTGAAATTGCTTTGGCAGATGAAAAATTAGCAGAAGCGTTAAGCATTGATGAGGAAGAAGCTTTAGTCAAAATCAACCAAACTGTTGTTGACAATGACAATCAAATTCTATATTTCAATGAACAGTATATTCGCAGCGAATCATACAAAGTCGCTATTCGCTCATATAATAAATAA
- a CDS encoding PTS sugar transporter subunit IIC encodes MNKIEEIINNRLMPIAIKFQNNKYMSAISDGFSMILPITMLGAIFTLLSSMQFELYQNFLKVTHLATILSYASKVTTDMIALYVVCAIAYNLTIKLGFQKDAFFSALLSLVLFFMMLPNGMEHQLESGEKITILNALSTEYLGAKGMFMGIILGMIIPIIYCAIIKRGIVIKMPASVPPTIAKSFASIAPAFILTSIFSLIRFGFEMTSYGDANNFIYTILGGPLQNLGNSPISFIILIVFAQLLWFFGIHGYMIIRPVLQTVFIPLSLMNLAAFEAGEQLPNAITYQHYGTYANLGGSGALLGLALLMSFTAKSDRYKKLGRMALPATFFGINEPVIFGVPMVLNTVFFIPFLIGPILMFVIPYLLQVFHIIETLRGIQLPLGTPALVYGWLEGGTPILIVQAVLIVIQVVLWLPFFKAADRQAILEEAQLAKEISNEKNEAGE; translated from the coding sequence ATGAATAAAATTGAGGAAATAATTAATAATCGCTTAATGCCCATAGCAATAAAATTCCAAAACAATAAATACATGAGTGCTATTTCAGATGGTTTTTCAATGATTTTACCGATTACAATGTTGGGGGCAATTTTTACATTGCTATCCAGCATGCAATTTGAACTCTATCAGAATTTTTTAAAAGTCACTCATTTAGCTACTATTTTAAGCTATGCTTCCAAAGTAACGACCGATATGATCGCTCTGTATGTCGTTTGTGCCATAGCCTATAATTTAACGATAAAATTAGGATTTCAAAAAGATGCCTTTTTTTCTGCACTTCTTTCATTAGTGCTATTCTTTATGATGTTACCTAACGGAATGGAGCATCAATTGGAATCAGGTGAGAAGATCACGATTCTTAATGCTTTATCAACAGAATATTTGGGTGCAAAAGGCATGTTTATGGGCATTATTTTAGGAATGATCATCCCAATCATCTATTGTGCGATCATTAAACGAGGAATCGTTATTAAAATGCCAGCCAGTGTTCCGCCAACTATCGCAAAATCATTTGCATCAATTGCACCTGCTTTTATCCTAACAAGTATTTTTTCTCTTATTCGATTTGGATTTGAAATGACCTCTTATGGGGATGCCAATAATTTCATTTATACTATTTTGGGTGGTCCCTTACAGAATTTAGGAAATAGTCCGATTTCATTTATCATTTTGATCGTTTTTGCTCAACTTCTATGGTTCTTTGGAATACATGGTTATATGATTATTCGTCCAGTCCTACAAACTGTTTTTATTCCACTCAGCTTGATGAACTTAGCTGCTTTTGAAGCTGGAGAGCAATTACCAAACGCCATTACGTATCAACATTACGGAACATATGCCAATTTAGGTGGTTCTGGGGCTTTGTTGGGATTAGCACTTTTGATGTCATTCACAGCTAAAAGTGATCGTTATAAAAAATTAGGGAGAATGGCTTTACCGGCTACTTTCTTTGGAATCAATGAACCAGTTATTTTTGGCGTTCCAATGGTTTTAAATACCGTATTTTTTATTCCTTTTCTCATTGGTCCTATTTTAATGTTTGTTATCCCTTACTTGCTACAAGTGTTTCATATCATTGAAACGTTAAGAGGCATTCAACTCCCTTTAGGAACGCCAGCTCTAGTCTATGGTTGGTTAGAAGGCGGGACACCTATATTGATCGTTCAAGCGGTCTTGATCGTAATCCAAGTTGTCCTCTGGTTGCCATTTTTCAAAGCAGCAGATCGGCAAGCAATTTTAGAAGAAGCACAGCTGGCTAAGGAAATCAGTAACGAAAAGAATGAAGCAGGTGAATGA
- a CDS encoding PTS system mannose/fructose/sorbose family transporter subunit IID: MTTNSKETKTAITKKDFWSVFFRSLTLDSSWNYERMQNLAYAYAMAPILRRLYKNNDEKKEALERHLEFMSVTPHISTLLLGISGAMEEENAKNHEFNSASINAVKTSLMGPMSGIGDSFFWGTLKVIATGVAISLSKQGNIFGPIAFLLIINVPHFILRYICLDKGFKLGAKFFSDVGDSGVIEKITTAASILGLMVIGGMTASNVVFELTAKVGSGKIATPLQEYVDQIMLGFFPALFFLVIYWLLGKKVKTTTLLVGVIVVSILFAAWGIA; this comes from the coding sequence ATGACAACGAATTCTAAAGAAACGAAAACAGCTATCACAAAAAAAGATTTTTGGTCTGTATTTTTCCGCTCGTTAACCTTAGACTCGTCTTGGAACTATGAACGGATGCAGAATTTAGCTTATGCATACGCGATGGCTCCGATTTTACGTAGGTTATACAAAAATAATGATGAAAAGAAAGAAGCTTTGGAACGCCATCTAGAGTTTATGTCTGTCACTCCGCATATTTCTACTTTGCTATTAGGGATTTCCGGAGCGATGGAAGAGGAAAATGCTAAAAATCATGAGTTCAACTCAGCAAGTATCAACGCGGTAAAAACAAGTTTGATGGGCCCTATGTCAGGGATTGGTGATTCATTTTTCTGGGGCACATTAAAAGTTATTGCGACAGGTGTAGCTATTTCATTATCTAAACAAGGAAACATTTTCGGACCGATCGCCTTTTTGCTGATCATCAATGTTCCTCATTTTATTTTACGCTATATTTGCTTAGACAAAGGCTTCAAGTTAGGTGCTAAATTTTTCAGTGATGTCGGTGATAGCGGTGTGATCGAAAAAATCACGACGGCAGCTTCTATCCTAGGATTGATGGTTATCGGCGGAATGACCGCTTCCAATGTTGTCTTCGAATTAACAGCCAAAGTCGGCTCAGGAAAAATTGCGACGCCATTACAGGAATATGTGGATCAAATCATGTTAGGCTTCTTTCCAGCACTGTTTTTCTTAGTCATTTATTGGCTACTAGGGAAAAAAGTCAAGACGACGACTTTGTTAGTAGGAGTGATCGTTGTATCTATTTTATTTGCGGCATGGGGGATCGCGTAA
- a CDS encoding PTS sugar transporter subunit IIB — protein sequence MIKMTRVDHRLIHGQVGFTWTKFLEADCILIASDALVADPLKMSAMKMAKPSGVKLVMKSIDDSVTALNSGVTDKYKLFILCESVADMYRLVKQVPAIKEVNLGGMKNGEDRKQISKAVHLSEEDIAQINELTNEGIELTVQLVPDDQKVAVSKLLA from the coding sequence ATGATTAAAATGACAAGAGTAGACCATCGTTTGATCCACGGACAAGTCGGCTTTACCTGGACAAAATTTTTAGAAGCAGATTGTATTTTGATCGCAAGTGACGCGCTAGTTGCTGATCCATTGAAAATGAGTGCAATGAAAATGGCCAAACCTTCGGGCGTCAAATTAGTTATGAAAAGCATCGATGATTCTGTCACTGCACTTAATTCAGGCGTAACAGACAAATACAAATTATTTATTTTATGTGAATCCGTTGCAGACATGTATCGCTTAGTAAAACAGGTTCCAGCCATTAAAGAAGTCAATTTGGGCGGAATGAAAAATGGTGAAGACCGTAAGCAAATTTCAAAGGCTGTTCATTTATCAGAAGAAGATATTGCTCAAATCAATGAGCTGACGAATGAAGGGATCGAGTTGACTGTTCAGCTAGTTCCAGATGATCAAAAAGTTGCAGTAAGTAAGTTGTTAGCCTAA
- a CDS encoding MurR/RpiR family transcriptional regulator, giving the protein MEKASIVGKLQDLVISTTEGNINTTIARSLLKKVGHDVADISIESLAEECFTSTASISRFSKKLGYSKFSDMKQAFIDYQSNTKKFINKNNFELSINQRDSSHSLNEYIKKITQSFQELEKNLDLEQIDHLCERIYTTENVYFFGTHSSGLLLEQLQYLFFSCGKYITYFNGRMSQRKAFQQIEKNSLVIILSTEGNYFLKFSDLLFNMSSGDNYTVLITQNDQMKIANIFDEVLFLGNSTIKKAAPYQAQLFIDILYSRYCQLYS; this is encoded by the coding sequence ATGGAGAAGGCGAGTATTGTGGGCAAGCTTCAGGATCTTGTGATTTCCACGACAGAAGGAAATATCAATACAACGATTGCACGTAGCTTGCTAAAAAAAGTCGGGCATGATGTTGCTGATATTTCAATTGAATCTTTAGCAGAAGAATGTTTTACCTCTACAGCCAGTATTAGCCGTTTTTCTAAAAAGTTAGGTTATTCAAAATTTTCTGATATGAAGCAAGCCTTCATTGATTACCAGTCTAATACAAAAAAGTTCATCAATAAAAATAATTTTGAATTATCAATTAATCAACGTGACAGTAGCCATTCTTTAAACGAATACATCAAAAAAATAACACAATCGTTTCAAGAATTAGAAAAGAATCTTGATCTAGAGCAAATAGATCATTTATGCGAGCGTATTTATACGACTGAAAATGTGTATTTTTTTGGCACTCATAGCTCAGGCTTATTATTGGAACAATTGCAATATTTATTTTTTTCATGTGGGAAATATATTACTTATTTTAATGGACGAATGAGTCAGCGAAAGGCGTTTCAGCAAATCGAAAAAAATAGCTTAGTGATCATTCTTTCCACTGAGGGGAACTATTTTTTAAAATTTAGTGATCTATTATTCAATATGTCCTCTGGTGACAATTATACAGTATTAATTACTCAAAATGATCAAATGAAAATTGCTAATATTTTTGATGAAGTCCTATTTTTAGGAAATAGTACAATCAAAAAAGCTGCTCCTTATCAGGCACAGCTCTTTATTGATATTTTGTATTCTCGCTATTGTCAATTATATTCATAA